One part of the Clostridium thermosuccinogenes genome encodes these proteins:
- a CDS encoding S-layer homology domain-containing protein codes for MKTFTTFLLVLLMTFSLIATPASASASVSLIASPDKVVPGEEIAVTITGLTEDQIENGAWIGFFKVGAKNHQFERTEYIFDLPADNVYRVTAPVTYGDYEFRLFPDYNATSYIAVSNTVTVGEREAAFKVSTDKLHPGEEILVTISNIPEIDEYYHAYVGLYSVDAKDNQPISTIYISELPTGNTWKIKAPNKLGKYHFRAFNLDEEHPMGRGGEFEVIPNEPVFKLEKLEYLINEEIKVSYSGEPVSDGAWIGFYKEGSKNNDFIDFAYLENLSNNTFTVKAYESGRYNFRIFMDYDDKSICGTSSTIAVIDEYLPEDEQGTGGGETVIVPNIDEATSWARPEITEAYELNLTTDKILIDFQKDLTREEFCELSIKLYEKMTGTSAEAVKDNPFTDTNNPEILKAYNLGIVKGISADKFGPNLSVTRQEIAVMLLRTLKCVMPELNTKAEFKLKFHDEKEIASWALEAVKFFNANDIIKGAASDGTTGYILPKANTTREQGITLVKRVYDKFFTI; via the coding sequence ATGAAGACTTTTACAACTTTTCTGCTGGTTTTACTAATGACTTTTTCATTAATTGCCACACCTGCTTCAGCTTCAGCATCAGTATCTCTTATAGCATCCCCTGACAAGGTTGTACCGGGAGAAGAGATAGCAGTAACGATAACAGGGCTTACTGAGGATCAGATTGAAAACGGCGCATGGATTGGCTTTTTCAAGGTAGGCGCTAAAAACCATCAGTTTGAAAGAACGGAATATATTTTTGACTTGCCAGCAGATAATGTTTACAGGGTTACAGCACCTGTAACATATGGAGATTATGAATTCAGGCTGTTTCCTGATTATAATGCAACCAGTTACATTGCAGTAAGCAATACTGTGACAGTAGGCGAAAGAGAAGCAGCGTTTAAGGTATCAACGGATAAGCTGCATCCTGGTGAGGAAATATTGGTGACAATAAGCAATATTCCTGAAATTGATGAATATTATCATGCTTATGTAGGATTGTACAGTGTAGATGCAAAGGATAATCAGCCAATAAGCACTATTTATATATCCGAGCTTCCTACAGGCAACACCTGGAAAATCAAAGCACCCAATAAGTTGGGAAAATATCATTTCCGGGCATTCAATCTTGATGAAGAGCACCCTATGGGCCGCGGAGGGGAATTCGAGGTAATACCCAACGAACCCGTATTCAAGCTGGAGAAACTAGAGTACCTGATAAACGAAGAAATCAAGGTATCCTACTCCGGTGAACCGGTATCAGATGGCGCCTGGATCGGGTTTTACAAGGAAGGCAGCAAGAATAACGATTTCATAGATTTTGCATACCTTGAAAATTTAAGCAACAACACTTTCACTGTTAAAGCCTATGAAAGCGGAAGATATAATTTCCGGATTTTCATGGATTATGACGATAAAAGCATTTGTGGAACCAGCAGTACAATAGCCGTAATAGATGAATATCTGCCGGAAGACGAACAGGGAACCGGCGGTGGAGAAACCGTAATAGTACCCAATATTGATGAAGCGACAAGCTGGGCACGGCCTGAAATTACAGAGGCCTATGAACTGAATCTGACAACCGACAAGATCCTGATCGACTTCCAGAAGGATCTTACCAGGGAAGAATTCTGTGAGCTTTCAATAAAGCTTTATGAAAAAATGACAGGCACCAGCGCGGAAGCGGTTAAAGATAATCCTTTCACCGATACGAATAACCCTGAAATATTAAAAGCATATAACCTGGGTATCGTAAAAGGAATATCTGCCGACAAGTTCGGTCCTAATCTGAGTGTAACAAGGCAGGAAATTGCAGTCATGCTTCTTAGGACTTTAAAATGCGTTATGCCCGAGCTTAACACAAAGGCCGAATTCAAGCTGAAATTCCATGACGAAAAGGAAATAGCCTCCTGGGCGCTTGAAGCAGTCAAGTTCTTCAATGCCAATGATATAATAAAGGGTGCTGCCAGCGATGGTACCACCGGCTATATACTGCCAAAAGCAAATACAACCAGAGAGCAGGGAATAACCCTTGTAAAGAGAGTATACGACAAGTTCTTCACGATCTAA
- a CDS encoding YbaK/EbsC family protein — protein sequence MAIEKVREYFRQFNMEDRIVELDVSSATVELAARALNCEPKRIAKTLSFKLGDRCILVVAAGDARIDNAKYKMQFGAKAKMLTPEEAIELVGHAVGGICPFAVKSGVTSYLDISLKRFNTVFPACGSSNSVIELTVDELERYSNADSWVDVCKDWQE from the coding sequence ATGGCTATAGAGAAAGTAAGAGAGTACTTCAGACAATTCAATATGGAGGACAGAATAGTTGAGCTTGATGTTTCCAGCGCTACCGTTGAACTGGCCGCCCGGGCGCTAAACTGTGAACCTAAAAGAATTGCCAAAACTTTGTCTTTTAAACTGGGCGACAGATGTATTTTAGTCGTAGCAGCCGGTGATGCAAGGATCGACAATGCAAAGTACAAAATGCAGTTTGGAGCAAAGGCAAAAATGTTAACTCCCGAGGAGGCGATTGAGCTTGTAGGACATGCTGTTGGTGGCATTTGCCCTTTTGCTGTAAAAAGCGGAGTTACTTCGTACCTTGATATATCTTTGAAAAGGTTCAACACGGTTTTCCCAGCATGCGGCAGCAGCAACAGCGTAATCGAGCTTACTGTGGATGAACTGGAGAGGTATTCCAATGCCGATTCGTGGGTAGATGTCTGCAAGGACTGGCAGGAATGA
- a CDS encoding alpha-L-rhamnosidase yields the protein MLKVKKLRCEYKKNPLGIDVLSPRFSWQLESDGRGIMQTAYQVQVSKGDDTFKNLVWDTGIVNSDKSAHIEYEGEALISRQRYYYRIMVWDNKGNVSGWSEPGFFETGLLDKKEWKAEWITSSIYDDAQTSDICPLLRKDFSTAGKVRSARVYATALGLYELYINGSRVSDHLFTPGWTSYNKRLQYQTYDVTEMLKDGNNAIGAVLGNGWYKGNLVWAGNKNLYGDKAALLLQLHVTYEDGNENLILSDGSWKTSSGPILMSEIYHGETYDARLEKEGWSMAGYDDSSWESAAILQHPKEILVAQENVPVRVIQEIKPINIINTPKGEAVLDFGQNMVGWVRFEVEGPEGAEVVLRHAEVLDKDGNFYVDNLRSAKQTIRYILKGTGRECYEPHFTFQGFRYVKIESYPGDIMLENFTGRVIHSDMETTGSFTCSNELVNQLQHNIVWGQKGNFLDVPTDCPQRDERLGWTGDAQMFIRTACFNMNVASFFAKWLRDLSADQSEEKGVPHVIPHVLDDNSYSSSAWGDAATICPWTIYTCYGDKRILEEQYESMKHWVEYIRRQGDDEYLWNTGFHFGDWLGLDSKADSYVGATPVDFIATAYYAYSTDILAKTAKVLGKWEDAAEYEELYKNIIVSFRKEFVTPNGRLASPTQTAHVLALMFNLVDARDRKRVTRDLVKLIEQNGYHLTTGFVGTPYLCHVLSQNGHNDIAYKLLLQTDYPSWLYQITKGATTIWEHWDGIKEDGSFWSKDMNSFNHYAYGSIGDWLYRSVAGINTDSEMTGYKRIHITPKPGPGLEFAEAKLESMYGRVESAWAISEDSMKLKVCIPANTTAVVVLPSADLSGVLENGKRLKDAGGITSYEQTDEGVRIQLGSGDYEFTYSLV from the coding sequence ATGTTAAAGGTTAAAAAGCTAAGATGTGAGTATAAGAAAAATCCGTTGGGGATCGATGTGCTGTCCCCAAGATTCTCATGGCAACTGGAATCGGATGGCCGGGGGATAATGCAGACTGCATACCAGGTACAGGTTTCAAAAGGAGACGATACCTTTAAGAACTTAGTTTGGGATACCGGCATAGTCAATTCCGATAAATCCGCACATATAGAATACGAGGGTGAGGCGTTGATATCTCGGCAGCGTTATTATTACCGCATCATGGTGTGGGATAACAAAGGCAATGTGTCCGGCTGGAGTGAGCCTGGATTTTTTGAGACAGGGCTGCTGGACAAAAAGGAATGGAAGGCCGAATGGATTACTTCAAGCATTTATGATGATGCCCAGACGTCTGACATATGCCCATTGCTGAGAAAGGATTTCAGTACAGCCGGAAAGGTCAGATCGGCAAGAGTATATGCCACTGCTTTGGGGCTGTATGAGCTTTATATCAATGGCTCCCGTGTGAGCGACCACCTTTTTACTCCAGGCTGGACCAGCTATAATAAAAGGCTTCAGTATCAGACATATGATGTGACAGAGATGCTCAAGGACGGCAACAATGCCATCGGGGCTGTTTTAGGCAATGGCTGGTATAAGGGAAATCTGGTCTGGGCCGGAAATAAGAACCTGTACGGTGATAAGGCTGCATTATTGCTCCAACTGCACGTAACATATGAAGACGGCAATGAGAACTTGATCCTTTCCGATGGCAGCTGGAAGACTTCTTCAGGCCCCATACTGATGTCGGAGATATATCACGGAGAAACCTATGATGCCAGGCTGGAAAAGGAAGGTTGGAGCATGGCGGGCTATGATGACAGCAGTTGGGAAAGCGCAGCAATACTCCAACACCCCAAAGAAATTCTTGTAGCTCAGGAAAATGTGCCGGTAAGAGTTATTCAGGAGATAAAGCCTATAAACATAATCAACACACCCAAGGGGGAAGCGGTGCTCGACTTTGGACAGAACATGGTGGGATGGGTGCGCTTTGAAGTAGAAGGCCCTGAAGGAGCGGAAGTAGTGCTCCGGCATGCAGAGGTTCTGGATAAGGATGGTAATTTCTATGTCGATAATCTGAGAAGCGCAAAGCAGACCATCAGATATATCCTCAAGGGAACGGGCAGGGAATGTTATGAGCCCCACTTCACATTCCAGGGCTTCAGATATGTTAAAATAGAGAGTTATCCGGGGGATATTATGTTGGAGAACTTCACCGGAAGGGTTATACATTCCGACATGGAAACAACCGGGAGCTTTACCTGCTCCAATGAACTTGTTAACCAGCTGCAGCACAATATTGTATGGGGACAAAAGGGCAATTTCCTCGATGTTCCTACCGATTGCCCCCAGAGGGATGAAAGGCTTGGCTGGACCGGTGATGCCCAAATGTTTATACGTACAGCTTGTTTCAATATGAATGTGGCATCTTTCTTTGCAAAATGGCTGAGAGATCTTTCTGCGGACCAGTCTGAAGAAAAGGGAGTACCACATGTAATACCCCATGTCCTGGATGATAACAGCTATTCCTCTTCGGCATGGGGAGATGCGGCCACCATATGTCCGTGGACAATATATACATGCTACGGTGATAAGAGAATACTGGAAGAGCAGTATGAAAGCATGAAGCATTGGGTGGAGTACATAAGAAGACAGGGAGACGATGAATATCTCTGGAATACAGGCTTTCATTTCGGTGACTGGCTGGGCCTTGACAGCAAGGCAGACAGCTATGTGGGCGCCACTCCTGTTGATTTTATTGCTACAGCTTACTATGCCTATTCAACGGATATCTTGGCGAAAACCGCCAAAGTGCTGGGTAAATGGGAAGATGCAGCAGAGTATGAAGAGCTTTATAAAAACATCATAGTAAGCTTCAGAAAGGAGTTTGTCACACCCAACGGAAGGCTAGCTTCACCGACGCAGACGGCGCATGTTCTTGCCCTTATGTTCAATCTTGTGGATGCCCGGGACAGGAAGAGGGTGACCCGGGATTTGGTGAAGCTTATTGAGCAAAACGGATACCATCTGACCACGGGATTTGTAGGAACTCCTTATCTCTGCCATGTTTTAAGCCAAAACGGGCACAATGATATAGCATATAAGCTGCTTCTTCAGACCGACTATCCGTCATGGCTTTATCAGATCACAAAAGGTGCTACTACAATATGGGAACACTGGGATGGGATAAAGGAAGACGGATCTTTCTGGAGCAAAGACATGAATTCCTTCAATCATTATGCTTACGGCTCCATAGGGGATTGGCTCTATAGGTCCGTAGCCGGCATCAATACCGATAGTGAAATGACGGGATATAAACGTATTCATATAACACCTAAACCGGGACCAGGGCTCGAATTTGCCGAAGCAAAGCTGGAATCCATGTACGGTAGGGTAGAATCAGCATGGGCAATATCGGAAGACAGCATGAAGTTGAAGGTATGCATACCGGCAAATACAACTGCTGTTGTGGTTTTGCCCTCTGCCGACTTGTCCGGTGTTCTGGAGAATGGAAAGAGACTTAAGGATGCCGGTGGCATCACAAGTTATGAACAGACGGATGAGGGAGTTAGAATCCAGCTCGGCTCAGGGGATTACGAATTTACTTATAGTTTAGTATGA
- a CDS encoding uroporphyrinogen decarboxylase family protein: MTPKERAVAALTLKVPDKVPTFELEFQLEEEMFGRKFITEDLYPQNLAKLSQKEKEAKIYDLAQYFVHVYSSLEYSIIPGYGPGDMSRFWSEGILPDEMKLFLKYLRELIGDTMMIGFHGDGTFAIPDGDKMYEFAYAIADDPDGVKAKAEDMAQRAIKRNKVLQENGVDCLFLCSDYCYNTGPFVSPAMFEEFIQPYLYKIIDEARKDGLYTIKHTDGNIMPILDQLVECKPHALHSIDPMAGVDIREVKRLVGDKVCLCGNVHCAALQTGTDEEVIASAEYCLTYGKPGGGYIFCTSNIPFKGMNPERYKLILDVWKRMRDY; the protein is encoded by the coding sequence ATGACACCGAAAGAAAGAGCAGTTGCGGCGCTAACACTTAAGGTTCCGGATAAAGTACCTACTTTTGAATTGGAATTTCAGCTTGAGGAAGAGATGTTCGGAAGGAAATTTATTACGGAGGATTTATATCCCCAAAATCTTGCAAAACTCAGTCAAAAAGAGAAAGAAGCAAAAATCTACGATCTCGCTCAATATTTCGTGCATGTGTACAGCAGTCTTGAGTATTCCATCATACCTGGATACGGTCCGGGAGATATGAGCCGCTTCTGGAGCGAAGGCATTCTGCCCGATGAAATGAAGCTGTTTCTAAAGTATCTGCGTGAGCTCATAGGCGATACGATGATGATAGGCTTCCATGGGGACGGAACTTTTGCTATTCCCGATGGTGACAAGATGTATGAATTTGCCTATGCCATAGCCGATGATCCGGACGGAGTTAAAGCGAAGGCGGAAGACATGGCACAAAGAGCCATAAAAAGAAACAAGGTGCTTCAGGAAAATGGAGTGGACTGCTTGTTTTTATGCTCAGATTACTGCTACAATACCGGCCCCTTTGTTTCACCTGCCATGTTTGAAGAATTTATACAGCCATATTTGTATAAAATCATAGATGAGGCGAGAAAGGACGGGCTTTATACCATCAAGCACACCGACGGAAACATAATGCCCATCCTCGACCAACTGGTGGAATGCAAACCCCATGCTCTGCACTCTATAGATCCTATGGCCGGAGTGGATATCCGGGAAGTAAAAAGGCTGGTCGGTGACAAGGTATGTCTTTGCGGTAATGTACACTGTGCAGCACTTCAAACCGGAACCGATGAGGAGGTTATTGCCAGTGCCGAGTACTGCCTTACTTACGGAAAGCCGGGAGGAGGATATATATTCTGCACCAGCAATATCCCCTTTAAAGGTATGAATCCTGAAAGGTACAAACTGATACTGGACGTATGGAAGAGAATGAGGGATTATTAA
- a CDS encoding acyl-[acyl-carrier-protein] thioesterase: protein MRPYSKDFEVQYYEINKYREATPISLLNYLEETAISHSDAVGYGMERLYNDGIGWVLNRWLVEISRYPMWNEKITVETWPSSFERFYANREFLVKDSGGNIIAKAASLWIFLNINSRRPIRIPIELGDVYGIHPVRTFDCTFGKLESADKYTHNRDFFIRKSDIDTNNHVNNAKYLDWMLEAIPDDIYHNYTLSTLEIQYKKELTYGTKVHSGCIDAGTDGHGIAFIHGISNDEGTECALGKTTWIKRSSQELQGITA from the coding sequence ATGAGACCATATTCCAAAGATTTTGAAGTACAGTACTATGAAATAAATAAATACCGTGAAGCAACGCCCATATCTCTTTTGAACTATCTGGAGGAAACCGCCATATCTCACTCCGACGCGGTGGGATACGGAATGGAGAGGCTGTATAATGACGGAATAGGATGGGTTTTGAACCGATGGCTGGTAGAAATCAGCAGGTATCCCATGTGGAACGAGAAAATCACCGTCGAAACCTGGCCGTCAAGCTTTGAACGTTTTTATGCCAACAGGGAATTCCTTGTCAAAGATTCCGGGGGAAATATCATAGCCAAGGCTGCTTCCCTATGGATATTCCTGAACATCAACAGCAGAAGACCTATCAGGATACCTATTGAGCTGGGAGACGTTTATGGTATACATCCTGTGCGAACCTTCGACTGCACTTTTGGAAAATTGGAGTCCGCAGACAAATACACTCATAATCGGGATTTTTTCATAAGAAAGAGCGATATCGATACAAATAACCATGTCAACAATGCAAAATATCTCGATTGGATGCTGGAGGCAATACCTGATGACATTTATCATAACTACACCCTTTCAACCCTGGAAATTCAATATAAGAAGGAATTGACCTATGGTACGAAGGTGCATTCTGGCTGCATAGACGCAGGAACCGACGGGCATGGCATAGCTTTTATACATGGAATTTCAAATGATGAAGGCACTGAATGTGCTTTGGGCAAAACGACATGGATAAAAAGGAGCAGCCAGGAATTGCAGGGAATTACCGCATAA
- a CDS encoding CBS and ACT domain-containing protein: MHVRNRMTTNPYTIAPDATIAEALDIMRQNKIRRLPVVKSGKLVGIVTEREMLEVSPSKATTLSIFEMNYLLAKTKVSTVMTRDVKTISPDALLEEAAVLLRDNDIGALPVVENGKVVGIITETDIFDAFIDLMGARDVGSRIAIDAPDAPGVLADITKVIKEYGANITHLTVYRGQAGRSTVILRVNTLNVKDMVKTLEDAGYSIVSVIKNE, from the coding sequence ATGCATGTCAGAAACAGAATGACTACCAATCCCTACACCATTGCTCCTGATGCTACCATTGCCGAAGCTCTTGATATTATGAGGCAAAACAAGATCAGAAGATTGCCGGTGGTTAAATCAGGCAAGCTTGTGGGAATAGTCACCGAAAGGGAAATGCTTGAAGTTTCTCCGTCCAAGGCAACCACTTTGAGCATTTTCGAAATGAATTACCTGCTGGCCAAAACCAAGGTAAGTACCGTGATGACCAGAGATGTTAAGACTATTTCGCCCGATGCTCTGTTGGAGGAAGCCGCGGTGCTGCTCCGGGACAATGACATAGGCGCTCTTCCTGTGGTGGAAAACGGAAAGGTTGTAGGAATAATAACCGAGACAGACATATTTGATGCGTTTATAGACCTCATGGGCGCAAGGGATGTGGGAAGCAGAATTGCTATTGATGCACCTGATGCTCCGGGGGTTTTGGCTGATATCACCAAGGTTATCAAAGAATATGGCGCAAACATTACCCATTTGACGGTCTACAGGGGACAGGCAGGAAGAAGCACCGTTATATTGAGAGTAAATACGCTCAATGTCAAGGACATGGTAAAGACACTGGAAGATGCAGGATACAGCATAGTATCCGTTATAAAGAACGAATAG
- a CDS encoding ABC transporter ATP-binding protein, with the protein MLEIKNINVYYGVIHALKNISLKVQEGEIVTLIGANGAGKTSTLRTISGLVKPSDGSILLDGKEISGINAQEIVKMGISHVPEGRRIFPDMTVLENLELGAFLRRDKAEIKKDMEKVYERFPVLGRRRKQLAGTLSGGEQQMLAMGRALMSRPKIMLLDEPSMGLAPLLVKEIFEIIQDINSQGTTILLVEQNANMALSIAHRAYVLETGSIVLEGPAKELAQSEDIKKAYLGG; encoded by the coding sequence ATGCTTGAGATTAAGAATATAAATGTATATTATGGAGTGATTCATGCTCTGAAAAATATATCCCTTAAAGTTCAGGAAGGTGAAATCGTAACTCTGATAGGCGCCAACGGTGCCGGTAAGACTTCTACCTTGAGAACCATATCAGGCCTGGTCAAACCTTCTGATGGTTCCATATTGCTGGACGGAAAGGAAATCAGCGGCATAAATGCCCAGGAAATAGTGAAGATGGGCATATCCCATGTTCCGGAAGGCAGAAGAATCTTCCCGGATATGACCGTATTGGAAAACCTTGAACTGGGAGCATTCCTGAGAAGAGACAAAGCAGAAATAAAGAAGGATATGGAGAAAGTATATGAGAGGTTTCCAGTGCTGGGCAGGAGAAGAAAACAGCTGGCAGGAACTTTGAGCGGAGGTGAGCAGCAGATGCTGGCAATGGGTAGGGCGCTCATGTCCAGACCCAAAATCATGCTGCTGGACGAACCTTCTATGGGCCTTGCACCGCTGCTGGTAAAAGAAATCTTTGAAATCATTCAGGATATAAACAGTCAGGGTACCACAATCCTTCTGGTGGAGCAAAATGCCAATATGGCATTGTCAATAGCTCACCGGGCTTATGTGCTGGAAACCGGTAGTATTGTCCTGGAAGGGCCTGCTAAAGAACTGGCTCAGAGTGAAGATATTAAAAAAGCATATTTAGGAGGGTGA
- a CDS encoding ABC transporter ATP-binding protein has protein sequence MPLLTVKNLTKSFGGLTAVSNVNMNIEKGELVGLIGPNGAGKTTVFNLLTGVYVPSSGTIELNTKGKPVVLNGLKPYKITKAGIARTFQNIRLFKDLTVLDNVRIAIHHEVKYGLVPAFFRLPSFGREEKEIYEKALKLLQIFRLDGKKDELAKNLPYGEQRRLEIARALAANPDLLLLDEPAAGMNPNETAELTELIEWIRKEFNVTILLIEHDMSLVMKICERIYVLDYGMVIANGVPEEIKKNKRVIEAYLGEEILNA, from the coding sequence ATGCCGTTGTTAACAGTAAAGAACTTGACCAAGTCTTTCGGTGGTCTCACAGCAGTATCCAATGTAAATATGAATATTGAGAAGGGTGAACTGGTAGGTTTGATCGGTCCGAACGGTGCCGGCAAAACTACGGTTTTTAATCTTTTGACCGGAGTCTATGTGCCCAGCTCCGGAACCATAGAGCTTAATACGAAGGGCAAACCTGTAGTGCTGAACGGTTTGAAGCCATACAAGATCACAAAAGCCGGTATAGCCAGGACTTTTCAGAATATAAGGCTGTTTAAGGATTTGACCGTTCTGGACAATGTGCGCATAGCAATTCATCATGAAGTAAAATATGGACTTGTTCCGGCCTTTTTCAGGCTTCCGTCTTTTGGCAGGGAGGAAAAGGAGATATATGAAAAGGCATTAAAGCTGCTTCAAATATTCAGACTGGATGGGAAGAAGGATGAACTCGCCAAAAACCTTCCTTATGGTGAACAAAGACGGCTTGAAATAGCCAGGGCCCTGGCTGCAAATCCTGACCTCCTCCTTCTGGATGAACCGGCTGCCGGTATGAATCCCAATGAAACAGCGGAACTTACCGAGCTTATAGAATGGATCAGAAAGGAATTCAACGTCACTATTCTTCTGATAGAGCATGATATGTCGCTGGTCATGAAGATATGTGAGAGGATATATGTTCTTGATTATGGCATGGTTATAGCAAATGGGGTGCCCGAAGAAATAAAGAAAAACAAAAGGGTTATTGAAGCGTACCTGGGAGAGGAGATTCTCAATGCTTGA
- a CDS encoding branched-chain amino acid ABC transporter permease, which yields MNNILKAKNLKALIGIILIYVIVQALIMVGIVDDYYQILLVMICLNIILSVSLNLITGFTGQFSLGHAGFMAIGAYVCGYITVTVEQEFSFLIGIFAGAIAAALVGILIGIPTLRLKGDYLAIATLGMAEIIRIIILNVEAVGGASGLSIPQYANWTWVYIFTVATIVLIKNFINSTHGRACISIREDEIASEAMGINTTRYKVIAFAIGAFFAGVAGALYSLYFYFIKPDQFGFMKSIDILVIVVLGGLGNIHGSIIASILLATISSYLQEYPELKMVIYALVLIVIMILKNKDMTKFKKFITEKILRRQTAV from the coding sequence ATGAATAATATATTGAAAGCCAAGAATCTAAAAGCATTGATTGGAATAATATTAATATATGTGATTGTTCAGGCATTGATAATGGTGGGCATTGTAGATGATTACTATCAGATTTTGCTGGTTATGATATGCTTAAATATCATATTGTCGGTTAGCCTGAACCTTATAACCGGATTTACCGGTCAATTCTCCCTGGGACATGCCGGCTTTATGGCAATAGGGGCGTATGTGTGCGGGTATATCACAGTTACCGTGGAACAAGAGTTTTCTTTTTTGATAGGAATTTTTGCCGGGGCGATAGCAGCAGCCCTTGTCGGAATACTGATCGGAATACCTACATTGAGGCTTAAAGGTGACTACCTTGCCATAGCTACCCTGGGTATGGCCGAGATCATAAGGATAATTATTTTGAATGTAGAGGCGGTAGGTGGAGCCAGCGGACTCAGCATACCCCAGTACGCCAACTGGACTTGGGTATACATTTTTACGGTGGCAACCATTGTACTGATTAAAAACTTTATAAATTCCACCCATGGTAGGGCATGCATTTCCATAAGGGAGGATGAAATAGCCTCTGAAGCCATGGGTATAAATACAACCAGATATAAGGTTATTGCTTTTGCCATAGGTGCGTTTTTTGCGGGTGTGGCAGGAGCTCTCTATTCCCTGTATTTCTACTTTATAAAACCCGACCAGTTTGGTTTCATGAAATCCATTGACATATTGGTTATAGTCGTATTGGGTGGACTGGGAAATATTCACGGTTCCATCATCGCATCCATACTGCTGGCGACTATTTCGTCATACCTGCAGGAATATCCTGAACTGAAAATGGTCATATATGCCCTTGTACTGATTGTGATTATGATTTTAAAGAACAAGGATATGACTAAGTTTAAGAAGTTTATAACGGAAAAAATATTAAGAAGGCAAACGGCTGTATGA
- a CDS encoding branched-chain amino acid ABC transporter permease gives MTQFLQQLINGISLGSIYALIALGYTMVYGIIKLINFAHGDIYMLGAYIGFVCITYLGLGFVPSLIISMILCAVLGILIEKLAYKPLRNAARIAVLITAIGVSLFLEYGTMAIVGPTIRTFPQVFPQSRFEIIDGVVINVTQIYILLVTIVLMILLQYIVRMTRMGKAMRAVSTDQDAARLMGINVDRTISFTFAIGSALAGAAGILVGIYYNSIDPLMGMIPGIKAFVAAVLGGIGIIPGAMLGGISIGVIETFVSGYGSSLYKDAAAYAILILVLIVKPSGLLGKNVREKV, from the coding sequence TTGACGCAGTTTTTACAGCAGTTGATAAACGGCATATCCTTAGGAAGCATTTATGCTCTGATAGCCCTGGGGTATACCATGGTTTATGGTATCATAAAGCTCATTAATTTCGCCCACGGAGATATATATATGTTGGGCGCATATATTGGTTTTGTGTGTATAACCTATCTTGGGCTTGGTTTTGTGCCATCTCTGATCATCTCCATGATACTGTGCGCAGTACTGGGTATCCTGATTGAAAAGTTGGCTTACAAGCCTTTGAGAAATGCTGCCAGGATTGCAGTGCTGATTACCGCCATAGGAGTTTCTCTGTTTTTGGAGTATGGAACCATGGCAATCGTGGGTCCCACAATACGTACATTCCCGCAGGTATTTCCACAATCCAGATTTGAAATTATAGATGGTGTTGTCATCAATGTGACCCAGATTTATATTTTGCTGGTAACTATCGTGTTGATGATACTGCTGCAGTACATTGTACGCATGACCAGGATGGGAAAAGCCATGCGCGCTGTATCAACAGACCAGGATGCGGCAAGGCTCATGGGCATTAATGTGGACAGAACCATATCCTTTACCTTTGCCATTGGCTCCGCACTGGCAGGTGCTGCAGGAATCCTGGTTGGAATTTATTATAATTCCATTGACCCCCTCATGGGAATGATACCTGGTATTAAAGCTTTCGTGGCCGCCGTGCTGGGAGGTATAGGGATAATTCCCGGAGCTATGCTGGGCGGTATTTCCATTGGAGTTATAGAGACTTTTGTAAGCGGATATGGAAGCTCATTATACAAGGATGCGGCAGCTTATGCCATACTGATTTTAGTGCTGATAGTCAAACCATCGGGGCTTCTTGGTAAAAATGTCCGTGAGAAAGTGTAG